The following nucleotide sequence is from Macrobrachium nipponense isolate FS-2020 chromosome 12, ASM1510439v2, whole genome shotgun sequence.
AGTTTTAAGTTTTCAGTCTGTTAACTTCACTTACCATGAGAGAAGAAACATTCCAAggcaacaataaatatttaaatagaaataaatattattttgctttccatAAAGGTTTCGAATCCGGTagtttcaaacaactttcacctgaGGGCAAGGACCCCGTACTTTATCTCAATACATTTTCTGAGAATCCCAACTGTTCCTCCTGTGAAgctatagtgattttttttttctctaaaaacatcgaattataattttgaatatttattgatGCAATATgggttaaaatgaataaatatacagaaatgCTGTGggataataaagttttaaattttctgtgtagTGAAATTGCCTGCATTTTGAGCAGTCTTCCGAAACGATGTCAACGAAATTatgtaaatctgaatatttcAATACATAAATGCTTTAAGCtctaaatattttgcataagattaTATCATTTCATAAAGATCAACTTCCAATTGAAAGATAGGACGAATTAGATACATATGGGTGAAAACTCCTGTCTATGTTTTGTTAGTAGTACGAAAATATTATGGGAACGTCGCGCTCAGCAAATGTTGTCAGACGTTTCAAATTGATAGTGTGTAGACAGGCGGGACCAAGACTTGGGAAGGACTACGTTGTGGTTCTTACGAACTTAACCGGCCCCTACACTGGCAATAGTTTCAAATTGATAGTGTGTAGACAGGCGGGACCAAGATGGAATAATTATTCCATCTTGGGCGGGACTACGTTGTGGTCCTTACGAACTTAACCGGCCCCTACACTATCAATAATATTGACGTCAAGCAGATTGAATCTATATTCGGGATCTTCAATCATTTGCCCTCACACTGCTCAATGACATTGGGAATACTTGTCATTTCTCTCTGGTGCTTCACAGCTGCAACATCATGGTTTCTGACGAGGATTTATTATATACGTTGGTTTTCTATTTTGTGAGGAGAAAACTAAGACAAATAAGTGGATGAAAGATTGGTTTAAAAAGATACATTAATAGACACAAGAAAACCTGTTAGCTGATCTCAGATTCAGTGAGCCTTCTGATTTCACAAATTTTCTTCGCTTAGATGGAGCAGGGTTCGATGAACTTTTGACTCTGGTAGCACCGTTAATAGAAAAGAAGGAAACACATTTGAGAGAGAGTATTCCAGTAACTCAAAGATTGACGGTCACTCTTCGTTACTTGGCCACTGGCAGTACATTTGAATACTTGAAATTTGTAAGTGCTATGTCTCCTCAGTCAATCAGCAAGATAGTTATGGAGACATGTTATGCAATCATACGCCGTCTCAAATGCTATATCTAGGtaagaaaaacattaacattttctCTTAGCTTACTTTACTAAACAAATACTACACAATGGAATACAAAtgtattaaatacatttacagaaatactttaaataataaccagtaaatatatactttaaatgaagaaaaaaatgtgaaatggtTCGTTCAGGTGAAGTACCCTGAACGGGAATGATTTCCACTGAGGTAGGTGAAGTAGATGGCATGACTTTGGAATGAGAGGTGTCATTAGAGTTATTAATGACAACAAAATCACGACTCAATGTAGTACCCATCCCATCTGCAAAGATGATTTCATTTATTGCTCTTTTAGCGTAAAGAGCTAGAGTAGGGTCCATATTCGATAAATCTAAAGCCCAGGTGGCTGCAATTTTATCGTTCTCCCCGAAGGCGCTTACATGCAAGAGCTAAAATTTGTTGCCGATGATGTGATCGTCCTTGTGTCTTTGTGGCTGgcaattcctgaaaaaaaaaaatgttaatacatacatacaaatggactgaatgagagagagagagagagagatttacaccgCGGCAATagaattgattatttttttcctaattttcagCTCCCAAACACACCAGATGAATGGAAAATGGTTAGCAAAGGATTCATGAAAAGATGGAATTTCCCTCATTGTTGCGGAGCTATAGATGGCAAGCCCGTggaaataaagaaatcagctCACCCAgatctttttatttcaattacaaaGATTACTTCACCATTGTCCTGATGGCAGTTGTAAATGCTGATTATGAATTTTTGATAGTAGATGCAGGCATAAATGGGAGAGAGTCTGATGGTGGAGTATTTAGTGAGACTAAATTTGGCAGGATGCTAAATGAAGGGAAATTAAACTTGCCAGCATCTGAGGTATTACAAGGAACCAATAGGCAACTGCCAACTACCTTATGTATTTGTTGCCGATGAAGCATTTGCTCTGTCTGAGCATCTTATGAAGCCATATGCACAAACTGAATTGGATGCACATAAGAGAATCTTTAATTACAGGTTAAGTAGGGCAAGACGTTGTCAAGAATGCACTTGGGATATTAACGTCTCATTTTGGTGTCTTTCAGAGACCAGTTTTATTAGCGCCAGAAAAGCTCGTGTGGTAGTACTAGCATGTTGCTATCTTCATAATTTTATTGCTCGTGTAAATAGAAACACCTATTTGTCTGTTCAGTCGAACTCTGATGAGGATAATGATACAAACCTACGGTTCGAAGTAGCTCAcgattttgtaataaataatgaaattccCTCTCATTCAAGTTCCATTGCCAAAACAATGAGATGATTACTACCAATACTTTAATGAGGAAGGACAAATACCATGGCAAAACTCTACGTAATTACATTGctcctaatgtaataaatacattaattataacatagaacatttaatattttttctttatatacaatatatatatatatatatatatatatatatatatatatatatatatatatatataaactgtttaattataatgtatatgtaaattatgtTTGCATTTCTGAGTTTATGAAATAAACAGATTTGTTTAGCTTTATTATCAGTTAggtattttcaatatttagttACTGATTATAGCtgtaaatttgatatattttgtttaacaTGTTTATTCTTGACTAATCCAATatgctaaaataaatatatacttacgtGACCGCCAATACCATCCTCATTCCCCTCCTCATCTAATGTTCTTAAGCATTGAGAAGGCAGTTCTTGGTCTATCAGGAATGACATTTCTTCATAATAGCATAATAAAGACTCTGGAATATCATCTGTCCCTGTTCCAGATCTCTTCGATGAAGTCATTTTTTTCAGTTCCTTCCTGAAGTTGGTTCTTAAGATATTGAATTTTTTCTTGACATTTTCAACAGTGACATCCTGATATCTCTCCCGATATTTGGTTATAAGAGTTTTATAATATcaatttttcttgtttctgttgCTCTAGTCTGGTGATTTAATTTTCCCAAGGGAAGGAAAGTCTCTGTAGAGACGTACTATGATGCACTCCATCAAAAACAATCTCTAATCGTCCCTCTTGGAGCTCGACATTTTTACAGGTGAACGAATTGAGTGAAAGTGACATTTATTGTCAATCTCACCCTCACACTACACAATGGTTAAAGGAGTCAATTACATTGACAACGTCGTTTCAATATCATTGACGACCCTTCAATCATTACCTCAGACTatcaattttaatgaaaataatagggTTATTGTCAATAAAATGGGGTAGTGTTAGTTATAATATTACTCATTTACTGAGCGAGTACTCTACCTTGTACCTCCTGAGTAATTTGAGCCAGGTTACGAAGTGCTCTGTCCCACATAAAGGTATAGTTTTCCATATTGACCTTTGAATGCCCATTTTAGCATTATGCCAGCCGAAGTATTTCTTGCAGTTATCGGAAACAACGATGCTGAAAAACAGGACTCTTCAATTCATGCTCGTCGCAGTCACAGCTCTCGGTTTGGCTTACGTCATTCTGCATGAAGCGGTTTCTGAGGGACGCCAGTCAGAACCACAGTCATGCTGCATAACTTTTGACATGGGTATATGCCCCTGCAAAAGGACCTATGAGGCACCTTTCAGTCACCCTTGTCCATGGAATACAACTTCTCCTCAAAAGGCGCTCGAATATTTGGAGAGAATGTACGGGCAATCGACTTGTAACAGCTGGGCAACTCTCAGAGGACCTAAGCAAAGGGTAAGCTGGCTGTAGGCACAAATATAATTAGTACAATGCGTGTTACCAATCATTTCGTGATCCTCAGTTAtaaatccagtttttttttcttattcagccTTTCTGTagtttcatttacaaaatttattatggTTAGAGTTGTCTGGATTCCTTCCTgacataattattgtttttacttttaaattttcatttcaagtGTTCCTACTTATCTGTCATCTGTTCCTGTAACATTGTGTCAGCAGGAGTAGACAAATAAATTTGTTACTgttatacaagaaatataaaaactgCTTACATGAAGGTTTTTGGAAATACTTACAACTTGTACCTATCAATAACATGTTTCAGTTTAATGTTTTCTAATTAAACACGATTTTGGTTATTTTGTTAATCTCGCCTGCAGTTGTGGTAAAATCTAAGGTTCTTTCTAGACTATCTGGGTTTATCAATTCGTAGGTAGTAAGCTACTCTGTTTACGGCACCTTTCCAAGCGACTACTACAGTGGACTTGAAATTCTCATTCCTGAAGTAACGAAAACttaccctggttggagtgtccgGGTTTACCATCGTTTCAACATGTCAGACTTAGCCTACACGAGCTGGATGTGCAAGTTAGCATGCAAGTACCCGCATCTGGATCTGTGTCATGCAGATCACGTATCAGGTTAGTTAAAAACTGTTGTTCCTTTAGGATCCGATGGATGCATTCGTCAGGCATTAGATCCTcgttttttatgaattttcacaactaaaacaataatatatctgagagatataaatcttaaatacaaaaagattcattgtatattgtacatatatgttTTCCACTTGTGAAATACCTTGGGTTAAAGTATCATAACATCCATTTTTGGTATTAAAGGTCAGTTGTTTCTGGGTGTATATCATTTATTACATGACAAATATCCGATAACTGAACCATTCACCTGGTCTGGCCATTCTCTCTCAATGAGCACAAAGAGGCTGATGGAGAAGAGTTGCAATAAATGCATAAAGTCATAAAAAGGTGGAGGCAAGTTTTTCTTTAGGCTGAGTAACCCCCAATACCAAAAACTCAGGCCAGAGACTTGGACCTTGTTACCGAAATGAATCACCAAAAGTAAAGCCAGCAAAGGGATGTACTGAAAATCCTCTAGTAATGTTTTAAAACACTGAAGAATATAACTGATTGAAGTTTACAAGACTTATTACATGGCTTCTTACCTCTTATTTGACTCTACTACTTTTGAATGACAGAAGGTGGAAAGTTAAATTGACGATGAATATTGTTTGTCTGTTAACTTCAACTGGACCTTAGTGAGCAGCAATAGTTCATCTGTGAATAGTTTAGTAGATTGTATTTTATGTGAAGATGTATACCctgaaaaaattttaatgaaaataagtttaaGTAAATTGCatcaaaaatttcatttttatgatataGTTAACCGGaatgtgtattttgatgttttctGACTTAATAAGTGATCCACAGATTTAGCTTATTTAAAATGGTAGAGCAAATTTCTAGAAAAGGAAGTTTTAGAATGATTGCATAATGCATCAAGAGCACTATGTCATAGCTAAGTGCCTGGTGGTTGTGAAGAACAGGTGCTACTACCTTAAACCTTGCTTTGTTGGTGACATTTTACCACATGCAGCGAAGGGAATGGAGAAGGCAGGCACATTATCTAGAACTTTCTAATCCCCAACACAGTAACAGTGGTTTTGCAAATGCGAAAAAGTAATCTGTAAGCAGCAGACGTAATCATGGGGTTTACAAAATGGAACGCCATTCTTTGTTCATGTTTATTGCTCTTTCAGCTTTTTCTAAGCTTCCTTCAAAAATGCTAGAATTCCTGCAGTCAGTTTCCACTAGTCATAGAATACGGGACTTGatagtttatttcttatttatctttttattgtaaTCATTTATTATTGATTCTGGCATATACGTATAACTAAATAATAACCATAATTTACTGGTAAGTGATCTTAATTAATGCTTTTTTGTCAGTTTTAGGCAACACAAGTAAAGCAACAGCGCGAGTGTGGAGGTTTGCTGTGATGGGGGACCCATTAGTGGACTGGTACGTGGTTCGTGATGCAGACTCTCCCATCCTGCAGAGGGAAGTGGATGCTGTCAAGATGTGGCTCTCGTCTGGCACTGTCAGTCAGCAGTTTTTTCACCTGTAGTAAAGATATTGAGAAACTATCCTTGACATTAAATATAATCTGTAGCTTGGCAT
It contains:
- the LOC135224538 gene encoding uncharacterized protein LOC135224538; the protein is MLKNRTLQFMLVAVTALGLAYVILHEAVSEGRQSEPQSCCITFDMGICPCKRTYEAPFSHPCPWNTTSPQKALEYLERMYGQSTCNSWATLRGPKQRVVSYSVYGTFPSDYYSGLEILIPEVTKTYPGWSVRVYHRFNMSDLAYTSWMCKLACKYPHLDLCHADHVSVLGNTSKATARVWRFAVMGDPLVDWYVVRDADSPILQREVDAVKMWLSSGTCFHVMRDHPYHGVPMLAGTWGGCGMWHEKEVRSIRDTILRTSLSDTADQTALAVSKSMIYLNH